The Micromonospora violae DNA segment CGCACCGGGGTGAGCCTGCTCGACCCCGCCACCACCTGGATCGACGTGACGGTCGCGCTCGACCGGGACGCGGTGGTCGACCAGAACACCCAGCTGCGCGGCAGCACGGTGGTCGGCGCGGGCGCGCTGATCGGCCCGGACGTCACGCTGGTCGACACGGTCGTCGGCCCCGCCGCGTCGGTGATCCGCAGCCACGCCGTCGGCGCGGAGGTCGGCGCGGGCGCGAGCGTCGGGCCGTACGCGTACCTGCGGCCGGCCGCCCAGCTGGCCGAGAAGGCGAAGGTCGGCACGTTCGTCGAGGTGAAGAACTCGCAGATCGGGGCCGGCTCGAAGGTGCCGCATCTGACGTACGTCGGTGACGCGACGATCGGCGAGCAGACCAACATCGGCGCCGCGTCGGTCTTCGTGAACTACGACGGGGTCAACAAGCACCGCACGGTGATCGGCAGCCACGCCCGGACCGGCGCGGACAACATGTTCGTGGCGCCGGTCGAGGTGGGCGACGGGGCGTACACGGCGGCTGGTTCGGTGATCGTCGACGACGTGCCGGCGGGCGCGATGGGTGTCGCCAGGGCGCGCCAGCGCAACATCGAGGGCTGGGTGGTCATGCGCCGCGCCGGCACAGCCGCGGCGGAGGCGGCGCAGCGGGCCCGGGACGCCAAGGGTGCGCAGCGAGTCGGCGACGCCGAGGGTGCGTCGGGGGTGGCCGGCGCTGCAAGTGACAGTGAGGCAATGCACGGGGTGGCCGAGACGGTGGGCGGCGCATCCGGCTCGGGAGATACTGCAACCGAATAGTCCCTGACCCACCACCACCGGGTCGGGTACCGCCGACAAAACGGGAGCAGACGGGCCCATGGGCAGCATCGTCGCCGAAAACCGCAAAAGCCTGATGCTCTTTTCCGGACGTGGCTTTCCGGAGTTGGCCAAGGAGATCGGCGAGGTGCTCGGCGTCGCGCCGACCCCGGCCGACGCCTACGAGTTCGCCAACGGCGAGATTTTCGTACGGTTCAAGGACTCGGTGCGTGGTTCGGACGCCTTCGTGGTGCAGTCCGTCACGCACGGGGTGAACACCTGGGTCATGGAGACCCTGATCATGGTGGACGCGCTGAAGCGGGGGTCCGCCAAGCGGATCACCGTGGTGCTGCCGTTCTACCCGTACGCGCGCCAGGACAAGAAGCACCGCGGTCGGGAGCCGATCTCGGCCCGCCTGGTGGCGGACCTGCTGAAGACCGCCGGCGCGAACCGCATCCTCACCGTCGACCTGCACACCGCGCAGATCCAGGGCTTCTTCGACGGCCCGGTGGACCACCTCTTCGCGATGGACATCCTGGCCGAGTACGTGGAGCACAAGTACGCCGGCCGGCCGATGACCGTGGTCGCACCGGACTCGGGCCGGGTGCGGGTGGCCGAGCGGTGGACCGACCGGCTGGGCGGCTGCCCGCTGGCGTTCATCCACAAGACCCGCGACCCGATGAAGCCGAACCAGGTCGTGGCGAACCGGGTGGTCGGCGAGGTGGAAGGCCGGGTCTGCCTGATCGTCGACGACATGATCGACACCGGCGGCACGATCGCCAAGGCCGCCGACATTCTCAAGGAGTCGGGTGCTGCGGAGATCGTGGTCGCGTCCACCCACGCGCTGCTCTCCGACCCGGCCACCGAGCGGCTGAAGAACAGCTCGATCAGCGAGATCGTGGTGACGAACACGCTGCCGCTCCCGCCGGAGAAGCAGTTGGACAAGCTCACGGTGTTGTCGATCGCGCCGCTGCTGGCGCGGGCGATCCGGGAGGTCTTCGACGACGGCTCGGTGACCACCCTCTTCGGTGGCCTGAGCTGAGCCTGAGCCCGGTTTCCGCCACTTGACACGCGGGGCGGGGCGGGCTGGCACACTGGCGGAAAAGGGGGCCGGCACGCTGGTGGGAGCACCACCGGCGCGCCGGTCCTAGGCCGTGACCGGGGACTGCCGGAAACCCTGGAAACAGCTCGGGTAGACTGGTGCGGTTGCCACGGCGAGGGTGCCCGGCGGGCCGCTGAAAAGCGCCGCACGGAGGCACCGTCATCGACGCGGTGCTCCGGGCAGTCGTTCATGACGCATGAGCCCCAGCGAGCCCCTCGCCCCAGCACCGCCAGACGACAAGCCGCCGCAGCGAAAAGCATCAGGAGTTTCCCCGTGTCCGAGGTAAAGATCAGCGCCGAGCCCCGTACCGAGTTCGGCAAGGGTGGTGCCCGCCGTACCCGCCGGGCCGGCAAGGTGCCCGCCGTGCTGTACGGCCACGGCGAGAAGCCCAAGCACATCGCGCTGCCGTCGCGGGAGTTCGCCGCCGCGATCCGTAAGGGTGGCGCCAACCAGCTCTTCGCGATCGACATCACCGACGGCACCCAGGTGCTGGCGCTGCCGAAGGCGATCCAGCGTGACCCGATCCGCGACACCTTCGAGCACGTCGACCTGCTCCTGGTCCGTCGCGGCGAGAAGGTCACCGTCGAGGTCCCGGTGCAGCTGACCGGCGAGGCCGCGAAGGACACCCTGATCGTGCACGACCACGACACCCTCTCGGTGACCGCGGACGCCACCAAGGTCCCGGACCACCTCGAGGCGTCGATCGAGGGCCTGGAGGCGGGCACCCAGGTCAGCGCCAGCGACGTCACCCTGCCGGCCGGCGTCGAGCTGGCCGTCGACTCGGAGCTGACCGTCGCGTCGGTGACCGCCGCCCCGACCGCCGAGCAGCTCGAGGCGACGCTGCCCGAGATCGAGGTCGCCACCGACGAGGCCGAGGCCGAGGTCGGCGAGACCACCGAGGGCTCCGAGGACGCGGACGCCGCCCCGGCCGCCGAGGGCGACGAGACGACCGAGGCGCGCACCGAGGCCTGATCGGTTCGTACTGTGCGACAGGCGTCCCCGGATGTTCGGGGGCGCCTGTCGGCATATCGGGAGTCGCTGCGGTGGGCGTCGGAAGGGACGAATCGTGACGGACGAGGCGAGGCCGTGGCTGGTGGTCGGCCTGGGCAACCCGGGTCGGGAGTACGCCGGCAACCGGCACAACGTCGGGTTCATGGTGGCCGAGCTGCTGGCCGGACGGGTGAGTGCGCGTTTCGGTCGGCACAAGCGGGCGGTCGCCGAGGTGGCTGAGGCGCGGCTGGGGTTCGGTGGGCCGAAGCTGGTGCTGGTGAAGCCACTGACGTACATGAACCTCTCCGGCGGGCCGGTCGCGGCGCTGGCGCAGTTCTACAAGGTGCCGGCCGCGCAGGTGATCGCGGTGCACGACGAGCTGGACATCGGGTTCGGCCAGCTGCGGGTCAAGTTCGGCGGCGGCGAGGGCGGGCACAACGGCCTGCGCTCGATGTCGAAGTCGTTGGGCACCAAGGACTACGCCCGGGTGCGGTTCGGTGTCGGCCGACCGCCGGGGCGGCAGGATCCGGCGGATTATGTGCTGTCGGATTTTGGCGCGGCCGAGCGCAAGGAGCTGGATTTCCTGGTGGACCGGGCTGCCGACATGGTGGAGTCGGTGGTCACCAAGGGCGTCGAGCCGACGCAGAACCTCTACCACGGCAGCTGAGCCGGGCGGGGCGTACCCGATCGGAAACGGCGGGCCGGTAGTCTGCGCCTTTCGGCGTGCCGCGACCGGCGACGCGAGTCGCGGCGGATCGGCCCGTGCGGGCAGCGCGGCGAGACGACGGGAGCGGGCAGATGAGCAGTCCTCCGATGATCGATGGCGCGTTCGCCCGATGGTTGGCGTCCCGGGCCGGGCAGGCCCTGCTCGACCTGCGCACGGAGATGGGTTTCGCCGACACCGGTGCGTTGAAGTCGGCCGGGGACAAGGTGTCGCACGACCTGATCCGCACCGAGTTGGCGAAGTGGCGTCCGGGTGACGCGGTGCTCTCCGAGGAGGACGAGGGGTCGCGGTTGGCCTGGGCCGCGGAGGTGAACACCGGGGCGGTGTCGCGGCTGACCGCGGATCGGGTCTGGATCGTCGACCCGTTGGACGGCACCCGGGAGTTCTCCGAGGAGGGCCGCTCGGACTGGGCGGTGCACGTGGCGCTCTGGGCGCGCAACGCGCCGAGTCCGCACGGGCTGATCGCCGGGGCGGTGGGGTTGCCGGCGCAGCAGCGGGTGCTGGGCACGGACTACCCGCCGGCGTACCCGCCGATGACGGTGGAAGCGGCGACGGCCGGCGAGCGGAAGATCCGCCTGGCGGCGAGTCGGAGCCGGCCGCCGGTCTTCCTGAGCGATCTCGCCGAGGACGTCGGGGCGCACCTGGTGCCGATGGGCTCGGCCGGCGCGAAAATCGCGGCCGTGGTCACCGGCGAGGTGGACGCGTACATCCACGCAGGTGGGCAGTACGAGTGGGACTCGGCCGCCCCGGTCGCTGTGGCGACGGCCACCGGACTGCACGCTTCCCGGATCGACGGTTCTGCGCTGAAATACAACGAGGCGGATCCGCGGCTGCCCGACCTCCTGGTCTGCCGCAAGGATCTCGCCACCCGGTTGCTTGCAGCGCTGCAGAAACATTCCGGGTAACCTGAGCGGACTTTCTTGACATGCCCGACCGGAAAGGTCTGGAAATCGGATGAGCGAGCGAATCGAGCCGGTGTCATGACCACCCCCGCCGCCTACCAGGTCTCTCATCTGGACGCCTTGGAAGCGGAGAGCGTCTTCGTGATGCGCGAGGTGGTCGCCGAGATGGAACGCCCGGTGCTGCTCTTCTCCGGTGGCAAGGACTCGA contains these protein-coding regions:
- the glmU gene encoding bifunctional UDP-N-acetylglucosamine diphosphorylase/glucosamine-1-phosphate N-acetyltransferase GlmU, which encodes MPQPHLRTVVVLAAGEGKRMKSTLPKVLHPLLGRTLLGHVLSAAAPLGADRTVVVVGHGADQVRAHLSEIAPDATPVLQAEQLGTGHAVRIALDAVPDGAGTVVVINGDVPLLRPETVGALVTAHEEAAAAATVLAAEVPDPTGLGRIVRDADGRLEQIVEERDADPTQRAIREINAGIYAFDAARLREALGKLSTDNDQGEEYLTDVFGLLRSAGEPVAVHVAVDHVETLGCNDRVELATLRRLLRDRINEAWMRTGVSLLDPATTWIDVTVALDRDAVVDQNTQLRGSTVVGAGALIGPDVTLVDTVVGPAASVIRSHAVGAEVGAGASVGPYAYLRPAAQLAEKAKVGTFVEVKNSQIGAGSKVPHLTYVGDATIGEQTNIGAASVFVNYDGVNKHRTVIGSHARTGADNMFVAPVEVGDGAYTAAGSVIVDDVPAGAMGVARARQRNIEGWVVMRRAGTAAAEAAQRARDAKGAQRVGDAEGASGVAGAASDSEAMHGVAETVGGASGSGDTATE
- a CDS encoding ribose-phosphate diphosphokinase, coding for MGSIVAENRKSLMLFSGRGFPELAKEIGEVLGVAPTPADAYEFANGEIFVRFKDSVRGSDAFVVQSVTHGVNTWVMETLIMVDALKRGSAKRITVVLPFYPYARQDKKHRGREPISARLVADLLKTAGANRILTVDLHTAQIQGFFDGPVDHLFAMDILAEYVEHKYAGRPMTVVAPDSGRVRVAERWTDRLGGCPLAFIHKTRDPMKPNQVVANRVVGEVEGRVCLIVDDMIDTGGTIAKAADILKESGAAEIVVASTHALLSDPATERLKNSSISEIVVTNTLPLPPEKQLDKLTVLSIAPLLARAIREVFDDGSVTTLFGGLS
- a CDS encoding 50S ribosomal protein L25/general stress protein Ctc; the protein is MSEVKISAEPRTEFGKGGARRTRRAGKVPAVLYGHGEKPKHIALPSREFAAAIRKGGANQLFAIDITDGTQVLALPKAIQRDPIRDTFEHVDLLLVRRGEKVTVEVPVQLTGEAAKDTLIVHDHDTLSVTADATKVPDHLEASIEGLEAGTQVSASDVTLPAGVELAVDSELTVASVTAAPTAEQLEATLPEIEVATDEAEAEVGETTEGSEDADAAPAAEGDETTEARTEA
- the pth gene encoding aminoacyl-tRNA hydrolase — its product is MTDEARPWLVVGLGNPGREYAGNRHNVGFMVAELLAGRVSARFGRHKRAVAEVAEARLGFGGPKLVLVKPLTYMNLSGGPVAALAQFYKVPAAQVIAVHDELDIGFGQLRVKFGGGEGGHNGLRSMSKSLGTKDYARVRFGVGRPPGRQDPADYVLSDFGAAERKELDFLVDRAADMVESVVTKGVEPTQNLYHGS
- a CDS encoding inositol monophosphatase family protein, whose translation is MSSPPMIDGAFARWLASRAGQALLDLRTEMGFADTGALKSAGDKVSHDLIRTELAKWRPGDAVLSEEDEGSRLAWAAEVNTGAVSRLTADRVWIVDPLDGTREFSEEGRSDWAVHVALWARNAPSPHGLIAGAVGLPAQQRVLGTDYPPAYPPMTVEAATAGERKIRLAASRSRPPVFLSDLAEDVGAHLVPMGSAGAKIAAVVTGEVDAYIHAGGQYEWDSAAPVAVATATGLHASRIDGSALKYNEADPRLPDLLVCRKDLATRLLAALQKHSG